CCCATCTGGTCAGGGACTACTACGATCTTTACAGCGAGCTGATGGTATGGAGTTGGGGTGAATCCCTGCACTTCGCCCCCCTCGCGCCCCATGAAACCTTGGAAGACTCCAAAATCCGCCATCAGCGGTTGATGATCGACAAACTGGATCTGCGCCACGGCATGACGGTGGTTGATGTTGGTTGTGGAATCGGCGGCCCGATGCGTCGTGTCGTTCGTGAGGCCGGTGTCCGGGTTACCGGGATCAACATAAACAAAACCCAGTTGGAAAAGGCGAAAAATTGAATGCCGAGGCGGGGCTCGACCACATGGTCGATTACCTGGCGTGCAGCTTCATGGATATGAGCGTTATTGAAGACAACACTTTCGACCGCGGTTATGCCATTGAGTCAACATGCCATGCGCCGGATAAGCAGGGTGCGTTTGAAGAGATACTCCGCGTACTGAAACCCGGAGCTCTGTTCTGGGGGCAGGAGATGTGTCTGACGGACAAGTTCGATCCGAACGACAGCCGGCACTGGGACCTTAAGCGTGACCTCAAGCGTGGCATTGCACTAAAGGACATCGCCATGTTCGGGGAAGTGAATCAAGCGCTTGAAGCGGCAGGGTTCCACATCATCGAGGGGACGGACCTGGGCGTCTCTGGGGGTGGGGTATCCACACCATGGTATCAACCCATGGTAAGTCGACACGGGATGTTTGGTAACGTCCTGTTCAGGCTTCCCCATGGCCGCAGAGTGCTGGTCGCAGGATCAAAGCTGGCCGAGATGGTTGGGTTGTTTCCGAGGGGTTCTGCAGAGGTCTTCCGATCCCTGAACCGGACTGCTGAGGCCTATGTCGAAGGTGGGAGGACTGGCATCTTCACGCCTCTATACTGTTTTCTGGCTCGCAAACCCCATTAGGCCTGATTGGCACCGTGCTTGCCGCGCACGTGCCGTTACGATCCCCGGACAAACCCCGCCTGCGGGCAGTGAGAGAGCCA
This genomic stretch from Candidatus Dadabacteria bacterium harbors:
- a CDS encoding class I SAM-dependent methyltransferase, coding for MDIGRLSKKLKDAYRGSNVARRVQDFEGWMERATPEAVDSGGYDHAHLVRDYYDLYSELMVWSWGESLHFAPLAPHETLEDSKIRHQRLMIDKLDLRHGMTVVDVGCGIGGPMRRVVREAGVRVTGININKTQLEKAKN
- a CDS encoding methyltransferase domain-containing protein, coding for MNAEAGLDHMVDYLACSFMDMSVIEDNTFDRGYAIESTCHAPDKQGAFEEILRVLKPGALFWGQEMCLTDKFDPNDSRHWDLKRDLKRGIALKDIAMFGEVNQALEAAGFHIIEGTDLGVSGGGVSTPWYQPMVSRHGMFGNVLFRLPHGRRVLVAGSKLAEMVGLFPRGSAEVFRSLNRTAEAYVEGGRTGIFTPLYCFLARKPH